A genome region from Caloranaerobacter ferrireducens includes the following:
- a CDS encoding J domain-containing protein: MKNPYEVLGLREGASEEEIKRAYKRLVRKYHPDQYVNNPLADLAEEKLKEINEAYNILMNKRNRNNEDNNNWNYYRYESDSYNEFNKVRRLIDMGRLKEAYDILENSTNRGAEWYFLKGVILLKKGWYEQGYQHVRRAVNLDPNNVEYRNVLNNISFRNETYRDVGRNMGYGGDTSLCEICQCLICTDCCCECMGGDFITCC, from the coding sequence ATGAAAAATCCTTATGAGGTATTAGGTCTTAGAGAAGGTGCAAGTGAAGAAGAAATAAAGAGAGCATATAAGAGACTTGTGAGAAAATATCATCCAGACCAATATGTTAACAACCCTCTTGCTGATCTTGCTGAAGAAAAACTAAAAGAAATTAATGAAGCATATAACATTCTTATGAATAAAAGGAATAGAAATAATGAAGATAATAATAACTGGAATTACTATCGATATGAAAGCGATAGTTATAATGAGTTCAATAAGGTTCGCAGATTAATTGATATGGGAAGACTTAAAGAAGCATATGATATATTAGAAAACAGTACGAATAGAGGAGCAGAATGGTATTTCTTAAAAGGAGTAATATTGTTGAAAAAAGGCTGGTATGAGCAAGGATATCAGCATGTTAGGAGAGCTGTAAATTTGGATCCAAACAACGTTGAGTATAGAAATGTATTAAACAATATTTCTTTTAGAAATGAAACTTATAGAGATGTAGGGCGAAATATGGGTTATGGGGGCGATACTTCTCTTTGTGAAATTTGTCAGTGTTTAATATGTACTGATTGTTGTTGTGAATGTATGGGAGGAGATTTTATTACTTGCTGTTAA
- a CDS encoding DUF5685 family protein, which produces MDKLFGYVTPYKDELKVREYNTFKAYYCGLCKTLGSEFNQVVRFGLNYDFTFLGLLLSSLDEERDKIKFEGCIANPFKKKPIIVKNKNLSYSAYISVILVYYKLLDDWKDERNLLSLMGMIPFIFPKNKAKNVFEDKYLAVVNNLDKLAKLEKEKCDIIDESADVFGKLMEEIAASPFISDDRTIRVLRWLGYNLGRFIYVLDAFNDIEKDVKEGNYNPILLQYKYNLEEGLESFINRVREPIEFTLTFTLDNLAKSYELLDIKYNRSIIENIVYMGTRQKMMQILKKRSCKK; this is translated from the coding sequence GTGGATAAATTGTTTGGCTATGTAACACCATATAAAGATGAATTGAAAGTTAGAGAATACAATACATTTAAAGCATATTATTGCGGATTATGTAAGACTCTTGGAAGTGAATTTAATCAAGTAGTTAGATTTGGACTAAATTATGATTTTACTTTTTTAGGTCTTTTGTTATCATCTTTAGACGAAGAAAGAGACAAGATAAAATTTGAAGGCTGTATTGCTAATCCATTTAAGAAAAAGCCTATTATAGTGAAAAATAAAAATCTTAGTTATAGTGCTTATATTAGTGTTATTCTAGTTTATTATAAATTGTTAGATGATTGGAAAGATGAAAGAAATTTACTTTCTTTAATGGGTATGATACCCTTTATTTTTCCCAAAAATAAAGCTAAAAACGTTTTTGAAGATAAATATTTAGCTGTTGTAAATAATTTAGACAAGCTAGCAAAACTAGAAAAAGAAAAATGTGATATTATTGATGAGAGTGCTGATGTTTTTGGTAAGCTAATGGAAGAGATAGCTGCATCGCCGTTTATTAGTGATGATAGGACGATAAGAGTTTTAAGATGGCTTGGGTATAATTTAGGACGCTTTATTTACGTATTAGATGCATTTAATGATATTGAAAAAGATGTTAAAGAGGGGAATTATAACCCTATTCTTTTACAATATAAATATAACTTAGAAGAAGGATTAGAAAGTTTTATTAATAGAGTAAGAGAACCTATAGAATTTACTCTGACATTTACGCTAGACAATTTGGCAAAAAGTTACGAATTACTTGATATAAAATATAATAGAAGTATAATTGAAAATATAGTTTACATGGGAACAAGGCAGAAAATGATGCAGATTCTTAAGAAAAGGAGTTGTAAAAAATGA
- a CDS encoding YjjI family glycine radical enzyme, with product MENVLNIIKDKTLTFEQKVLQLAREAENSINVLNISSEAKEFMDKGIICDLFEGNAPYRPRYILPDYKKFMENGSRFLGLKPAENLLEAVNNLLILYKHVPSITSFPVYLGEIDKLLEPYAADEDEEYVLSIIKLFLTHIDRTLTDSFVHANIGPEATKVGRAILIAERELRNAVPNLTLKYSKDTPRDFAIEAVRTGLEVSKPYFANHKMFQKDFGDRYGIASCYNGLPIGGGSYTLVRLNLKRLAEISSGIDDFLNRVIPYTVKLMVEVMDERIRFLVEESNFFESSFLVDEGLILKDRFTAMFGIFGLAECVNILLNAVDKMEKYGHSEKANNLGIKIIEKLNKEVNNYHNPYCKITKGKFLLHAQSGISSDIDASPGCRIPIGDEPEIYEHILQASMFHKYFPSGISDIFTFDSTAKNNPEYVLNIIDGAMESGLRMFSFYCSDSNLIRITGYLVKKSDMDRLKNGCQALQDTVSLGLEAVEKQDLLNRKVRRYD from the coding sequence ATGGAAAATGTATTAAATATTATTAAAGATAAAACATTAACATTTGAGCAAAAAGTGTTACAGTTAGCAAGAGAAGCTGAAAATTCAATAAATGTATTAAATATTAGTTCTGAAGCAAAAGAGTTTATGGATAAAGGCATTATATGTGACTTGTTTGAAGGTAATGCACCTTATAGACCTAGATATATATTGCCTGATTATAAAAAATTTATGGAGAATGGCAGTAGATTTTTAGGTTTAAAACCTGCCGAAAATCTGTTGGAAGCTGTTAATAACCTATTGATTTTATATAAACATGTACCTTCAATAACATCGTTTCCAGTATATTTAGGTGAAATAGATAAATTATTAGAGCCTTATGCAGCAGATGAAGATGAAGAATATGTATTAAGTATAATAAAATTGTTTTTAACTCATATAGATAGGACTTTAACTGATTCTTTTGTTCATGCCAATATTGGGCCAGAAGCTACTAAGGTGGGAAGAGCGATATTAATTGCAGAAAGGGAATTAAGAAATGCAGTACCTAATTTAACGCTAAAATATAGTAAAGACACACCTAGAGATTTTGCAATAGAGGCTGTAAGAACTGGATTAGAGGTTTCTAAACCGTATTTTGCAAATCATAAAATGTTTCAAAAGGATTTTGGTGATAGATATGGAATAGCAAGTTGTTATAATGGATTGCCTATAGGTGGAGGAAGTTATACATTAGTAAGATTAAATTTAAAGCGACTTGCTGAAATAAGTTCAGGAATTGACGATTTTCTTAATAGAGTAATTCCTTATACAGTAAAATTAATGGTTGAAGTAATGGATGAAAGAATAAGATTTTTGGTTGAAGAAAGTAATTTCTTTGAAAGCAGTTTTCTTGTTGATGAAGGTTTGATTTTAAAGGATAGATTTACAGCAATGTTTGGAATTTTTGGATTAGCAGAATGTGTTAACATATTATTAAATGCAGTGGACAAAATGGAGAAATATGGTCATTCTGAAAAAGCTAATAATCTTGGTATTAAGATAATCGAGAAGTTAAATAAAGAAGTTAATAATTATCATAATCCATATTGTAAGATTACTAAAGGTAAATTTCTTCTACATGCACAATCAGGTATATCTTCAGATATAGATGCTAGTCCTGGTTGTAGAATACCAATAGGTGATGAACCAGAAATTTATGAGCATATTTTACAAGCATCTATGTTTCATAAGTATTTTCCATCTGGGATAAGTGATATATTTACTTTCGATAGTACAGCGAAAAATAATCCAGAATACGTATTAAATATTATAGATGGTGCAATGGAAAGTGGTTTAAGAATGTTTTCTTTCTATTGCAGTGATAGTAATTTGATAAGAATTACAGGATATTTAGTTAAAAAATCAGATATGGATAGGCTAAAAAATGGATGCCAAGCGCTACAAGATACAGTTTCTTTAGGATTGGAAGCAGTTGAAAAGCAAGATCTTCTAAATAGAAAGGTAAGAAGATATGACTAA
- a CDS encoding nucleotide sugar dehydrogenase, with product MKKICVLGLGYIGLPTSAILALNGYQVIGIDINKEIVETVNKGKIHINEPKLCNIVSDMVAKKRLVAKTKPEKADIFIISVPTPLNKNKCCDLSFVITAIKSIIPYIEKENIIIIESTIPPHTVEDIIKPIIEKAGFNVGKDIYLAYCPERVLPGRIMDELVNNNRIIGGCTSICAKKAAEIYKSFIKGEILITDAKTAEMTKLIENTFRDVNIALVNELVKICNKLRINVLEVIKLANKHPRVNLHLPGPGVGGHCLAVDPYFIIQKTPYLARIISLAREINSNMPYYIVSQVKQLTKDINKPKIAVFGIAYKGNVDDIRESPALKIIELLKNEGFIVTIYDPYVKTDIIATSTINQSIENADMILLLADHNEFKNINYVKLVKKMRTPIIFDTKNIIKKIDNNFKKIKIINLGNLFTID from the coding sequence ATGAAAAAAATTTGCGTATTAGGACTTGGTTATATAGGATTGCCCACTTCAGCAATTCTAGCATTAAATGGATATCAAGTAATTGGCATTGATATAAATAAAGAGATTGTTGAGACAGTTAACAAAGGAAAAATCCATATTAACGAACCAAAATTATGTAACATTGTAAGCGATATGGTAGCTAAAAAACGTTTAGTTGCCAAAACAAAGCCTGAAAAAGCAGATATTTTTATTATATCCGTTCCAACTCCGCTTAACAAAAATAAATGCTGCGATTTAAGTTTTGTAATAACAGCAATAAAATCGATTATACCATATATAGAAAAAGAAAATATTATAATTATTGAATCAACGATTCCACCACATACAGTTGAAGATATTATTAAACCTATCATAGAAAAAGCTGGTTTTAATGTTGGCAAAGATATATATTTAGCATATTGTCCTGAGAGGGTCCTCCCAGGAAGGATAATGGACGAATTGGTGAATAATAACAGAATAATTGGAGGTTGCACATCAATTTGTGCAAAAAAAGCAGCTGAAATTTATAAATCCTTTATTAAAGGAGAAATTTTAATAACAGATGCAAAAACTGCAGAAATGACAAAACTAATAGAAAATACTTTTAGAGACGTAAATATAGCTTTAGTGAACGAATTAGTTAAAATCTGTAACAAACTGCGGATTAATGTGCTTGAAGTAATCAAACTTGCAAACAAACATCCAAGGGTTAATCTACATCTACCTGGCCCAGGGGTAGGTGGACACTGTTTAGCTGTTGATCCTTATTTTATCATCCAAAAAACCCCTTATCTAGCAAGAATCATTTCTTTAGCAAGGGAAATTAACTCTAATATGCCTTATTATATAGTATCACAAGTTAAACAACTTACAAAAGACATAAATAAGCCCAAAATAGCTGTGTTTGGAATTGCTTACAAAGGTAATGTTGATGATATTAGGGAAAGTCCAGCATTAAAAATCATAGAACTCCTCAAAAATGAGGGCTTTATCGTTACAATATATGATCCATATGTAAAAACAGATATTATAGCAACCTCAACAATTAATCAATCTATAGAAAATGCCGATATGATTTTACTTCTAGCAGATCATAACGAGTTTAAGAATATTAATTACGTAAAATTAGTAAAAAAGATGCGTACACCAATAATATTTGACACAAAAAACATTATTAAAAAAATCGATAATAACTTTAAAAAAATTAAAATAATAAACTTAGGTAATTTATTTACAATTGATTAA
- a CDS encoding 2-hydroxyacyl-CoA dehydratase family protein translates to MKTIGITTTVPIEVLLAAGYRVIDLNNLFITSEDYGKYIEIAERDGFPKSSCAWIKGIYGAVLENEITEVIGVIEGDCSNTKVLIEVLKQKGIKVYPFSYPHSHSLSDVKKAIKDFMSLFGVYETQVELIRKRLNDIRKIAKRIDELTYIEGKVNGFENHLYQVSLSDFNGNIDEFEEMLLKKLHEIEKRSPVMRKVRLGYIGVPPMTGDLYEFVEKFDSHIIYNEVQREFAFPRAENAKDIYEQYYDYTYPYDIGFRLEKIKEEIKKRKIDGIIHYTQAFCYRAIEDIIIKKELDVPVLNIEGDKLNHLDARTKFRIEAFLDMLSDLKGC, encoded by the coding sequence ATGAAAACAATAGGGATAACTACAACCGTTCCAATAGAAGTTTTATTAGCTGCTGGATACAGAGTTATTGACTTAAATAATCTTTTTATTACTTCAGAGGATTATGGAAAATATATAGAGATAGCAGAAAGAGATGGTTTTCCAAAAAGCTCATGTGCTTGGATTAAAGGTATCTATGGGGCAGTTTTGGAAAATGAGATTACTGAAGTAATAGGTGTAATAGAAGGAGATTGTTCAAATACTAAAGTGTTGATAGAAGTATTAAAACAAAAGGGCATAAAGGTATATCCTTTTTCATATCCACATAGTCATAGCTTAAGTGATGTAAAGAAAGCAATAAAAGATTTTATGTCTTTATTTGGAGTTTATGAAACTCAAGTTGAGTTAATCAGAAAAAGACTAAACGATATTAGAAAAATTGCAAAGAGGATAGATGAGCTTACGTATATAGAAGGAAAAGTAAATGGGTTTGAAAATCATTTATATCAAGTAAGTTTGAGTGATTTTAATGGAAATATAGACGAATTTGAGGAAATGCTATTAAAAAAATTGCATGAAATTGAAAAAAGAAGTCCAGTAATGAGGAAAGTAAGATTAGGGTATATAGGTGTACCACCTATGACTGGTGATTTATATGAATTTGTAGAGAAATTTGACTCACATATAATTTACAATGAAGTTCAAAGAGAGTTTGCTTTTCCAAGGGCTGAAAATGCTAAAGATATTTATGAGCAGTATTATGATTATACTTATCCATATGATATTGGGTTTAGATTAGAAAAGATAAAAGAAGAAATTAAGAAGAGAAAAATAGATGGTATTATACATTATACTCAAGCTTTTTGTTATAGAGCAATCGAAGATATTATTATAAAAAAAGAATTAGATGTTCCAGTTTTAAATATAGAAGGTGATAAATTAAATCATCTAGATGCTAGAACTAAATTTAGAATAGAAGCATTTTTAGATATGCTTAGTGACTTGAAGGGGTGCTGA
- a CDS encoding acyl-CoA dehydratase activase, with translation MRILGIDLGSREVKVVLMEDEKIIKMFKVSTMSFYRDYCNFDGKIVVDLQKLSIKDVDIAISTGYGRNNTDLRKFEPINEIKAHVYGAIYQSGLKDFILLDVGGQDVKIVKVEKGIISDLELNDKCAASCGRYLENMANVLEVSLDELFKHYKDPVELNSTCAVFSESELIGKIAEGVNLESLCSSVNFSLYKRLKPLLTRFKGRKLVLSGGVARNSALIKYLSADYDEVISLDYPQFNGAIGCCYYGRIRSKKE, from the coding sequence TTGAGAATTTTAGGAATAGATTTAGGAAGTAGAGAAGTAAAGGTTGTGTTAATGGAAGATGAAAAGATAATAAAAATGTTTAAAGTTAGTACAATGTCTTTTTATAGAGATTATTGCAACTTTGATGGAAAGATAGTAGTAGACTTGCAAAAGCTTAGTATTAAAGATGTAGATATAGCAATTTCAACTGGATACGGAAGAAATAATACTGATTTAAGAAAGTTTGAGCCCATCAATGAAATAAAGGCTCATGTATATGGTGCAATTTATCAGAGTGGTTTAAAGGATTTTATTTTATTGGACGTTGGTGGTCAAGATGTTAAAATTGTGAAAGTTGAAAAGGGAATTATAAGTGATTTGGAGCTGAATGACAAATGTGCAGCTTCATGTGGTAGATATTTAGAAAATATGGCTAATGTTTTAGAGGTTTCTTTAGATGAATTATTTAAACATTATAAAGATCCAGTTGAGCTTAATTCAACTTGTGCAGTTTTTTCTGAATCTGAACTAATAGGGAAAATTGCAGAAGGAGTTAATTTAGAATCGCTATGTTCTAGTGTTAATTTTTCTTTATACAAGAGATTGAAGCCGCTTTTGACAAGATTTAAAGGCAGAAAGCTAGTACTTTCAGGTGGCGTAGCTCGTAATAGTGCACTAATAAAATACTTAAGTGCAGATTATGATGAAGTAATTTCATTAGATTATCCTCAGTTTAATGGTGCCATAGGCTGCTGTTATTATGGAAGAATAAGATCGAAAAAAGAATAG
- a CDS encoding MBL fold metallo-hydrolase — protein sequence MMKFIKATKMKLLVLILLIVFLFGCTGVDVSNQNVSNNSYSLLKVHFLDVGQADSILIQFPNGETALIDGGNREDGRFVVEYIEKMGISRINYIIATHPHEDHIGGLPEVIKSFDIGKVYMPNKTSNTRIFKNLLEEIKNKGLKIIQAKGGLSIIDTEDLKFTIIAPNSEKYDETNEYSIVNKLIYKNTSFIFTGDAEKDSEEEMIKLGYNLKADVLKVGHHGGRTSTNYEFLKRVNPKFAVISVGKDNDYGHPHKEVLKRLDKMGIKVFRTDELGTIIATSDGYKINFNKEIVKNNDDATKNERDKKIIYIGNKKTKVYHTTTCKSLPKQENRVIFNSKEEAEKAGYRPHKNCIE from the coding sequence ATGATGAAGTTTATAAAAGCAACAAAAATGAAACTTTTAGTATTAATCTTATTGATTGTATTTCTTTTTGGTTGTACTGGAGTTGATGTATCGAATCAAAATGTATCAAATAATAGCTATAGTTTATTAAAAGTTCATTTTCTTGATGTTGGGCAGGCAGATAGTATACTTATACAATTTCCTAATGGTGAGACTGCATTAATAGACGGTGGCAATAGAGAAGATGGAAGATTTGTAGTTGAATACATAGAAAAAATGGGTATTAGTAGGATTAATTATATTATTGCAACTCATCCACATGAAGATCATATTGGTGGATTGCCAGAAGTTATAAAAAGTTTCGATATCGGAAAAGTGTATATGCCAAATAAGACAAGTAATACAAGAATATTTAAAAACTTATTGGAAGAAATAAAAAACAAAGGTCTAAAGATTATACAAGCAAAAGGCGGCTTAAGTATTATAGATACAGAGGACTTGAAGTTTACAATAATTGCTCCAAATTCTGAAAAGTATGATGAAACTAATGAATATTCAATAGTAAATAAGTTAATTTATAAAAATACTTCTTTTATTTTTACAGGTGATGCTGAAAAGGATTCTGAAGAAGAAATGATAAAGCTAGGTTATAATTTAAAGGCAGATGTTTTAAAGGTTGGACATCATGGTGGTAGGACTTCAACAAATTATGAATTTTTAAAAAGAGTTAATCCTAAATTTGCGGTTATATCAGTTGGTAAAGATAATGATTATGGGCATCCTCATAAAGAAGTTTTAAAAAGACTAGATAAAATGGGAATAAAAGTATTTAGAACAGATGAATTAGGAACTATAATTGCAACTTCTGATGGATATAAAATCAACTTTAATAAAGAAATTGTGAAAAATAATGATGATGCAACAAAAAATGAAAGAGATAAAAAAATAATTTATATAGGAAATAAAAAAACAAAGGTTTACCATACTACAACGTGCAAAAGTTTACCAAAACAAGAAAACAGGGTAATATTCAATAGTAAAGAAGAAGCAGAAAAAGCAGGATATAGGCCTCATAAAAATTGTATAGAATAG
- a CDS encoding YjjW family glycine radical enzyme activase, which produces MTKGYVNKILPFSSVDGPGNRTVIFLQGCNFDCLYCHNPETINYCINCGICVYKCPYNALSIINNKVIWDEKYCKNCDLCIKTCPNSSSPKVKLMTVDEVIDFVRKMKPFISGVTISGGECTLQYNFVSEIFKETKEIGLTTFLDSNGYIPLKNLRLLVENMDMAMIDLKSFDRDEHLKLTGKDNETVIENVKYLAKINKLYEVRTVIVPDILDNYYNVDNISKLIASLNPNIRYKIIKYRPIGVREGVHCFVPDDELMEKLFNIASRNGCKNVILI; this is translated from the coding sequence ATGACTAAAGGTTATGTAAATAAAATTTTACCCTTTAGCTCTGTGGATGGGCCTGGAAATAGAACGGTAATATTTTTGCAAGGTTGTAATTTTGATTGTTTGTATTGTCATAATCCAGAAACTATTAACTATTGTATAAATTGCGGAATATGTGTCTATAAATGTCCATATAATGCACTTAGTATAATAAATAATAAAGTTATATGGGATGAAAAGTACTGTAAAAACTGTGATTTATGTATAAAAACTTGCCCAAATTCAAGTTCACCAAAAGTAAAATTGATGACTGTAGACGAAGTAATTGATTTTGTAAGAAAAATGAAGCCCTTTATTTCTGGTGTTACTATTTCTGGTGGAGAGTGCACATTACAGTATAATTTTGTTAGTGAAATATTTAAGGAAACAAAGGAAATAGGATTAACTACTTTTTTAGATTCCAATGGTTATATACCTTTAAAAAATCTAAGATTATTAGTTGAAAATATGGATATGGCAATGATAGATCTGAAATCGTTTGATAGAGATGAGCATTTAAAACTTACTGGAAAAGATAATGAAACTGTAATTGAAAACGTAAAGTATTTAGCAAAGATTAATAAACTGTATGAGGTCAGAACTGTAATAGTACCAGATATTTTAGATAATTACTATAATGTTGATAATATAAGCAAATTAATAGCCAGTTTAAATCCAAATATAAGATATAAGATTATCAAATATAGACCAATCGGAGTACGTGAGGGAGTACACTGCTTTGTACCAGATGATGAGCTGATGGAGAAATTATTTAATATAGCATCAAGAAATGGATGTAAGAATGTAATTTTGATTTAA
- a CDS encoding DUF3006 domain-containing protein, translating to MYRIGGIFIKGIIDRFEGEYALIELENLKVINILKDNLPQNAKEGDVVVIKDNECYIDIEETQRRKEQIEKIFEDLFEG from the coding sequence TTGTATAGAATAGGGGGTATTTTTATTAAGGGTATAATTGATAGATTTGAAGGAGAATATGCTCTAATTGAGCTAGAGAATTTAAAAGTTATTAATATACTTAAAGATAACCTTCCACAGAATGCTAAGGAAGGAGATGTAGTAGTAATTAAAGATAATGAGTGTTATATAGATATAGAAGAAACACAAAGAAGAAAGGAGCAAATAGAAAAAATTTTCGAAGATTTATTTGAAGGTTAG
- a CDS encoding glycosyltransferase family protein: MYNKACKITNPNLKIACILDEISYECFKYECKLIPLGVYDWKNTLECEKPDLLLVESAWNGINNQWINKIADLHRFGDTTLKKIVDWCKKNKIPTVFWNKEDPVNFKRFINAAKLFDYIFTTDAESIPKYKELIGNNHVYTLPFAAQPKIHNPINKDTEKLGKVAFAGSWYAKGHEKRKEYMNIILKPAFQYDLHIYDRNYNNKHSLFKFPYEYQPYIIKGLPYKEMSKIYKRYDVFLNVNSVENSSTMFSRRVFELLACGTNIISSYSKGIEIFFPNIVKMCKTQEDTKKYLKILLKDKELRDKLSLLGQREIFKKHTYKHRLKTILVSIGVNTINTNDPGVSIITCTKRFDFISNIIENFNRQKYVKKELIIILNNNNINLCEAEQIAKQYENIRVFQLNEEISSGECLNFGIEQSKFEIISKFDDSDYYAPDYLVDIINAYSYTDAEIIGKCSYYIYFEDSKILAIKHPNNENMYTKFIKGSTLTFKKEIFNKVKFPNKSSNEDIQFLKNCINNSFKIYSTDRFNYVYIRHNCTNEHTWKIQNKDLLKECIIINSNIEDYKSKVTV; the protein is encoded by the coding sequence GTGTATAACAAAGCTTGTAAAATAACTAACCCAAATTTAAAAATAGCATGTATTTTAGACGAAATTAGTTACGAATGTTTCAAATATGAATGCAAACTTATCCCCTTAGGAGTATATGATTGGAAAAATACACTAGAATGTGAAAAACCTGACCTTTTATTAGTAGAGTCAGCATGGAATGGTATTAATAATCAATGGATAAACAAAATCGCTGATTTGCACAGATTTGGTGATACTACTTTAAAAAAAATAGTTGATTGGTGTAAAAAAAACAAAATTCCAACAGTTTTCTGGAACAAAGAGGATCCTGTAAATTTCAAAAGATTTATTAATGCTGCAAAGCTTTTCGATTATATTTTTACCACAGATGCAGAAAGTATTCCTAAGTATAAAGAGCTAATAGGAAACAACCATGTATATACTTTACCATTTGCTGCACAACCTAAAATCCACAATCCAATTAATAAAGATACAGAAAAACTTGGAAAAGTTGCTTTTGCAGGTTCTTGGTATGCTAAAGGACATGAAAAAAGAAAAGAATATATGAATATAATTTTAAAACCAGCTTTCCAATACGATTTGCACATTTACGATAGAAATTATAATAATAAACATAGTTTATTTAAATTCCCCTATGAGTACCAACCGTATATAATAAAGGGCCTCCCTTATAAAGAAATGAGTAAAATCTATAAAAGATACGATGTGTTTTTAAATGTTAATTCAGTTGAAAATAGCTCTACAATGTTTTCAAGAAGAGTATTCGAATTACTGGCATGCGGAACTAATATTATTAGTAGTTATTCTAAAGGAATAGAAATTTTTTTCCCAAATATTGTTAAAATGTGCAAAACGCAAGAAGATACAAAAAAATATTTAAAGATTTTATTAAAAGACAAAGAATTAAGAGATAAATTATCATTACTTGGTCAAAGAGAAATTTTTAAAAAACATACTTATAAACATAGATTAAAGACTATTTTAGTATCTATTGGTGTTAATACCATAAATACGAATGATCCAGGTGTGTCAATTATTACTTGTACCAAACGATTTGATTTTATTAGCAATATTATTGAAAATTTTAATAGACAAAAATATGTCAAAAAAGAGTTAATAATTATTTTAAACAATAATAACATAAACCTATGCGAAGCAGAACAAATTGCAAAACAGTATGAAAATATTAGAGTATTTCAATTGAATGAAGAAATTTCGTCAGGTGAATGTTTAAATTTTGGAATTGAACAGTCAAAATTTGAAATAATATCAAAATTTGATGACTCTGATTATTATGCTCCAGATTATCTCGTTGATATCATTAATGCATATTCATATACTGACGCAGAAATAATCGGTAAATGCTCTTATTATATTTATTTTGAAGATAGTAAAATATTAGCAATAAAGCATCCAAACAATGAAAATATGTACACTAAATTCATTAAAGGATCAACACTAACTTTTAAAAAAGAAATATTTAACAAAGTAAAATTTCCAAACAAATCCAGTAATGAGGATATACAATTCTTAAAAAATTGTATAAATAATAGTTTCAAAATCTATTCTACTGATAGATTTAACTATGTATATATTCGACATAATTGTACTAATGAACATACTTGGAAAATTCAAAACAAAGATTTGTTAAAAGAATGTATCATTATTAATAGTAATATAGAGGATTATAAAAGCAAGGTTACTGTGTAG